The DNA segment GATCCGCCTGGCTCGGATCGCTGTTCCCCGACGGGTGGTTGTGGCAGAGAATCACCGCCGCCGCGTTGTTGGCCAATGAGCGTTTCACCACTTCCCGGGGATGCACACTGGTGTTGTCGATCGAACCGCGAAACAGCGCCTCGAACGTCAGCACTTGATGCTTGGAGTCGAGAAACAGGCAGCCGAACACCTCGTGCGGCTCATGGCGCAGCATGGATTTCAAGTAATCCCGCACCGCCTGCGGATTCTCCAGCGCCGGTTTTTTACGCATGCGCTCGGCCAGATGTCGCCGCCCCATTTCCAGCACCGCCTGCAACTGCGCGAATTTCGCAGGCCCCAATCCCAACTGCATGCTGAACGCCGCAAGATCGGCCTCCAGCAATGCGCGCAGGCTGCCGAATTGCGTCAACAGGTGTCGCGCTAGATCCACCGCGCTTTTTCCCGTGACCCCGGTACGAAGAAAAATCGCCAGTAATTCGGCATCGGAAAGGCTTCCCGCGCCCTGTTCAAGTAGCTTCTCCCGCGGCCGCTCCGCCGCTGGCCAATCGCGAATACTCATACACCTTCCTTGTCTGTGGGCGCCGCTGTTCCGTAGCGGTCGCTGTGATATCGTAGCCCATCTTTTTTGCGGGCGAATTCACCCTGGGGAGGGGGTTTCGCCACGTATGTCACCCACGAAATGAAAGGCAGACCTATGCAGCGGCTGTATCGGAAACGCATCGTTCTGGGCGTCGGCGGCGGCATCGCGGCCTACAAGAGCGCCGATCTGGTTCGTCGCCTGATCGACCAGGGCGCCGAAGTGCGCGTGGTCATGACCCATGGCGGCGCCGAGTTCATCACCCCGCTGACCATGCAGGCCCTGTCCGGGCACCCGGTTCACCTCGACTTGCTCGACCCGGCCGCCGAAGCGGCAATGGGCCACATCGAGCTGGCCAAGTGGGCCGATCTGGTGTTGATCGCCCCGGCCACCGCCGATCTGATTGCGCGTCTGGCCCAAGGCATCGCCAACGATTTGCTGACCACCCTGGTGCTGGCCACCGATGCCGTAGTGGCCGTCGCGCCAGCCATGAACCAGGCCATGTGGCGCGACCCGGCGACCCAGGCCAACCTGCAAATCCTTGAAAGCCGTGGCCTGAAGACCTTCGGCCCGGCCTCCGGCAGCCAGGCCTGCGGCGATGTCGGCATGGGCCGGATGATGGAAGCCACCGATCTGGCGCAGTGCGCGGCGGATTGTTTCCAGCGTCAGGCACTGACCGGCAAGCACGTGGTGATCACCGCCGGCCCGACTCAGGAAAACATCGACCCGGTGCGCTACATCACCAACCACAGCTCCGGGAAAATGGGCTTCGCTCTGGCCGAAGCCGCGGTGGAAGCCGGCGCCCGCGTGACCCTTATCAGCGGCCCGGTGCACCTGCCGACGCCGGATCGCGTCACGCGCATCGACGTGGTCAGTGCTCGCGACATGCTTGCAGCGTGCGAATCGGCCATCCCGTGTGATGTGTTCATCGCCTCGGCAGCGGTGGCGGACTACCGTCCGGAAGTCGTTGCCCCGCAAAAACTCAAGAAAGACCCTACAAGCGGCGACGGCTTCGTCCTGCAAATGGTGCGTAACCCGGACATCCTGGCCACCATCGCGACCCGTCCCGACCGTCCGTTCAGTGTCGGCTTTGCCGCCGAGACCGAACACCTGCTCGACTACGCTGCACGCAAGCTGAAAGACAAGAATCTCGATTTGATCGTCGCCAACGACGTGGCCAACCCGAGCATCGGTTTCAACAGCGAAGAAAACGCCTGCAGCGTGATCGACCGTGAGCTTCATGCCACTGTTTTCGCCCAGACCAGCAAGAGCAGGATCGCTCGCCAACTGGTCACTTTTATCGCCGAACGTCTGAACCAGGTTTAATTTACATGCACGCTTTGCAAGCCAAGATCCTCGACCCACGCATCGGTACCGAATTCCCGCTGCCGCAATACGCCACCCCGGGCTCCGCCGGTCTCGACCTGCGCGCCATGCTGGAACAGGACATCGTGATCAAGCCGGGTGAAACCGTGCTGATCCCTACCGGTCTGTCGGTCTACATCGGCGACCCGAACCTCGCCGCGCTGATCCTGCCGCGCTCGGGCATGGGCCATAAGCACGGCATCGTGCTGGGCAACCTCGTCGGCCTGATCGACTCGGATTATCAAGGCCCATTGATGGTGTCCTGCTGGAACCGTGGCCAGTCCGACTTCACCATGACTGTCGGCGAACGTCTGGCGCAACTGGTGCTGGTACCGGTGGTGCAGGCGCACTTTGAAATGGTTGAAGAGTTCGTCGAGACCGAACGCGGCGCGGGCGGTTTCGGCCATACCGGCACGAAATAACCGGATGTCTCCCTGTAGGAGCTGCCGAAGGCTGCGATCTTTTGACTTTGTTTTTCAAGAGCAAGATCAAAAGATCGCAGCCTGCGGCAGCTCCTACAGGGGGAATTTGTGCAGATTCACACGGAAGGTTTAGCGCCGAAAATCAAGGTTTTGCCGGCCGCAAGCCACGCCAGCCAAGGCGTCATGGCCCTTTCACACCACGAACTCTCTGTGGAAAACGCCGTCATACCCTTCAGTTTGAGCCTACCGCCGAGTGAATCGTCGGTGTGTCCCGCCACTTTCGAGATGGAGCATTTGTGCAGATGAGCACCCCCGCCAAGATCGCCCCGAAGCTTCCCGACAGCATCTTCCGCGCCTATGACATTCGCGGCACCGTGCCGGAATTCCTCAATGCCGAAACCGCTTACTGGATCGGCCGCGCCATCGGCTCGCAGAGCCTGGCCCAAGGTGAACCGAATGTTTCCGTCGGCCGTGACGGTCGCCTGTCCGGCCCGGAGCTGGTTGCCGAGCTGATCCGTGGTATCGCCGAAAGCGGCTGCCATGTCAGCGATGTCGGCCTGGTCCCGACCCCGGCGCTGTACTACGCGGCCAACGTGCTCGCGGGTAAATCCGGGGTGATGCTCACCGGCAGCCACAACCCGTCGAACTACAACGGCTTCAAGATCGTGATCGCCGGCGACACCCTCGCCAACGAGCAGATCCAGGTGCTGCACGAGCGCATCAAGACCAACGATCTGAGCAGCGGCCAGGGCAGCGTGACCCAGGTCGAAATCCTTGACCGCTACACCACCGAAATCGTCCGGGACGTCAAACTGGCCCGACGCATGAAGGTTGTGGTCGACTGCGGCAACGGCGCGGCCGGGGTGATTGCCCCGCAACTGATCGAAGCGCTGAACTGCGAAGTCATCCCGCTGTTCTGCGAAGTCGACGGCAACTTCCCCAACCACCACCCGGATCCGGGCAAGCCCGAGAACCTCGTCGACCTGATCGCCAAGGTCAAGGAAACCAACGCCGACCTCGGCCTGGCCTTCGACGGTGACGGCGACCGCGTCGGCGTGGTGACCAATACCGGCAGCATCGTCTACCCGGACCGCCTGCTGATGCTGTTCGCCCGCGACGTGGTGGCACGCAACCCGGATGCGGAAATCATCTTCGACGTCAAATGCACCCGCCGCCTGGTGCCGCTGATCAAGGAATACGGCGGTCGCCCGCTAATGTGGAAGACCGGTCACTCGTTGATCAAAAAGAAAATGAAACAATCCGGTGCTCTATTGGCCGGTGAGATGAGCGGCCACATCTTCTTCAAGGAGCGCTGGTTCGGTTTCGACGACGGCATCTACAGCGCCGCACGGCTGCTGGAGATCCTCAGCAAGGAAAAATCCACCGCGGAAGAACTGTTTGCGACCTTCCCGAACGATATTTCTACGCCGGAAATCAATATCCATGTGACCGAGGAGAGCAAATTCAGCATCATTGATGCACTGCACGACGCACAATGGGGCCCAGGCGCTGACCTGACCACCATCGACGGCGTGCGGGTCGATTACGCCAAAGGCTGGGGCCTGGTGCGCGCCTCCAACACCACACCGGTGCTGGTGCTGCGCTTCGAGGCCGATGACGAGGCTGAATTGCAGCGCATCAAGGATGTGTTCCACGCCCAATTGAAACGCGTTGCACCTGATCTCCAACTACCGTTCTGATTCACCCGGAGCCCTGAATGACCCTCGAACGCGAAGCCGCCGCCCACACCGCCCAGGTTCTGTCCGAAGCGTTGCCTTACATCCGACGTTATGTCGGCAAGACCCTGGTGATCAAATACGGCGGCAACGCGATGGAAAGCGAGGAGCTGAAAACCGGCTTCGCCCGCGACATCGTCTTGATGAAAGCCGTGGGCATCAACCCGGTCGTGGTTCACGGCGGCGGCCCGCAGATCGGTGATCTGCTCAAGCGTCTGTCGATCGAAAGCCACTTCGTCGATGGCATGCGCGTCACCG comes from the Pseudomonas sp. RSB 5.4 genome and includes:
- the dut gene encoding dUTP diphosphatase translates to MHALQAKILDPRIGTEFPLPQYATPGSAGLDLRAMLEQDIVIKPGETVLIPTGLSVYIGDPNLAALILPRSGMGHKHGIVLGNLVGLIDSDYQGPLMVSCWNRGQSDFTMTVGERLAQLVLVPVVQAHFEMVEEFVETERGAGGFGHTGTK
- the coaBC gene encoding bifunctional phosphopantothenoylcysteine decarboxylase/phosphopantothenate--cysteine ligase CoaBC: MQRLYRKRIVLGVGGGIAAYKSADLVRRLIDQGAEVRVVMTHGGAEFITPLTMQALSGHPVHLDLLDPAAEAAMGHIELAKWADLVLIAPATADLIARLAQGIANDLLTTLVLATDAVVAVAPAMNQAMWRDPATQANLQILESRGLKTFGPASGSQACGDVGMGRMMEATDLAQCAADCFQRQALTGKHVVITAGPTQENIDPVRYITNHSSGKMGFALAEAAVEAGARVTLISGPVHLPTPDRVTRIDVVSARDMLAACESAIPCDVFIASAAVADYRPEVVAPQKLKKDPTSGDGFVLQMVRNPDILATIATRPDRPFSVGFAAETEHLLDYAARKLKDKNLDLIVANDVANPSIGFNSEENACSVIDRELHATVFAQTSKSRIARQLVTFIAERLNQV
- the radC gene encoding DNA repair protein RadC, with amino-acid sequence MSIRDWPAAERPREKLLEQGAGSLSDAELLAIFLRTGVTGKSAVDLARHLLTQFGSLRALLEADLAAFSMQLGLGPAKFAQLQAVLEMGRRHLAERMRKKPALENPQAVRDYLKSMLRHEPHEVFGCLFLDSKHQVLTFEALFRGSIDNTSVHPREVVKRSLANNAAAVILCHNHPSGNSDPSQADRQLTKRLQKALDLIDVRVLDHFIVGDGEPLSMAECGWM